A single Triticum dicoccoides isolate Atlit2015 ecotype Zavitan chromosome 2A, WEW_v2.0, whole genome shotgun sequence DNA region contains:
- the LOC119355385 gene encoding NAC domain-containing protein 92-like: MEHGEQEQHAMDLPPGFRFHPTDEELITHYLAKKVADARFAALAVSVADLNKCEPWDLPSLARMGEKEWYFFCLKDRKYPTGLRTNRATESGYWKATGKDKDIFRGKALVGMKKTLVFYTGRAPKGDKSGWVMHEYRLNAKLHAASTSRGSLSGGRAASSRNEWVLCRVFKKSLLGGVVSSAPASSAAKKSGVGTMEEIGSSVAAVTPLPPLLDMSGSGASFVDPAAHVTCFSNNALEAGQFFNPTATGGCATDTDHHGLASSYSPLASFTQYGGQLHHGVSLSLVQLLESSGYHRGLADDMAPCGNQQQQPAACKGERERLSASQDTGLTSDVNPEISSSFGQKFDHEPAPWGY, encoded by the exons ATGGAGCACGGCGAGCAGGAGCAGCACGCCATGGACCTGCCGCCGGGCTTCCGCTTCCaccccaccgacgaggagctcatcACGCACTACCTGGCCAAGAAGGTCGCCGACGCCCGCTTCGCCGCCCTCGCCGTCTCCGTCGCCGACCTCAACAAGTGCGAGCCCTGGGACCTGCCAT CGCTGGCTAGGATGGGGGAGAAGGAGTGGTACTTCTTCTGCCTCAAGGACCGCAAGTACCCGACGGGGCTCAGGACCAACAGGGCCACCGAGTCCGGCTACTGGAAGGCCACCGGCAAGGACAAGGACATCTTCAGGGGCAAGGCCCTCGTCGGCATGAAGAAGACGCTCGTCTTCTACACCGGGAGGGCGCCCAAGGGCGACAAGTCCGGCTGGGTCATGCACGAGTACCGCCTCAACGCCAAGCTCCACGCCGCCAGCACCAGCCGCGGCTCCCTCTCCGGCGGCAGGGCCGCATCGTCCAGG AACGAGTGGGTGCTGTGCAGGGTGTTCAAGAAGAGCCTGCTAGGCGGCGTAGTGTCGTCGGCGCCGGCGTCGTCAGCAGCAAAGAAAAGCGGCGTGGGGACGATGGAGGAGATAGGGTCCTCCGTGGCCGCCGTCACCCCGCTCCCTCCGCTCCTGGACATGTCCGgctccggcgcctccttcgtcgacCCGGCGGCGCACGTGACCTGCTTCTCCAACAACGCGCTGGAGGCGGGCCAGTTCTTCAACCCAACGGCGACGGGCGGCTGCGCCACGGACACGGACCACCACGGCCTAGCCTCATCGTACTCCCCGTTGGCAAGCTTCACGCAGTACGGGGGCCAGCTGCACCACGGCGTGAGCCTGAGCCTGGTGCAGCTCCTGGAGAGCAGCGGGTACCACCGCGGTCTCGCCGACGACATGGCGCCGTGCGGCAATCAGCAGCAGCAGCCGGCGGCGTGTAAGGGCGAGCGGGAGAGGCTGAGCGCGTCGCAGGACACCGGGCTCA